One stretch of Chlamydia abortus DNA includes these proteins:
- a CDS encoding RNA polymerase sigma factor: MLMNTQNGQAMEAAHEEEAQKKLEELVSLAKDQGFITYEEINEILPMSFDTPEQIDQVLIFLTGMDIQVLNQADVERQKERKKEAKELEGLAKRTEGTPDDPVRMYLKEMGTVPLLTREEEVEISKRIEKAQVQIERIILRFRYSSKEAISIAQYLINGKERFDKIISEKEVEDKAHFLKLLPKLISLLKEEDAYLESLLLALKQNNLSKEETAKLNEDLEKCRIRTQAYLRCFHCRHNVTEDFGEVVFKAYDSFLQLEQQINDLKVRAERNKFAAAKLDAAKRRLYKREVAAGRTLEEFKKDVRMLQRWMDKSQEAKKEMVESNLRLVISIAKKYTNRGLSFLDLIQEGNMGLMKAVEKFEYRRGYKFSTYATWWIRQAVTRAIADQARTIRIPVHMIETINKVLRGAKKLMMETGKEPTPEELAEELGLTPDRVREIYKIAQHPISLQAEVGEGGESSFGDFLEDTGVESPAEATGYSMLKDKMKEVLKTLTDRERFVLIHRFGLLDGKPKTLEEVGSAFNVTRERIRQIEAKALRKMRHPIRSKQLRAFLDLLEEEKVSGKAKNIKGK; the protein is encoded by the coding sequence ATGCTCATGAATACACAAAATGGCCAGGCTATGGAAGCGGCTCATGAAGAAGAAGCTCAGAAAAAGTTAGAAGAACTTGTTTCTCTGGCTAAGGATCAGGGCTTTATTACTTACGAGGAGATCAATGAGATCCTTCCCATGTCTTTCGATACGCCTGAACAAATCGATCAGGTGCTGATTTTCCTTACGGGAATGGATATTCAAGTCCTGAACCAAGCCGATGTAGAACGACAAAAGGAAAGAAAAAAAGAAGCCAAAGAGCTAGAAGGCTTAGCCAAGCGTACAGAGGGGACTCCTGATGACCCTGTACGTATGTATTTAAAAGAAATGGGTACTGTTCCTCTGTTAACTAGAGAGGAAGAGGTAGAAATTTCTAAAAGAATAGAAAAAGCTCAAGTGCAGATTGAACGGATTATTTTACGTTTTCGTTATTCTTCAAAAGAAGCGATTTCTATAGCACAATATCTCATCAATGGAAAAGAACGCTTTGATAAGATTATTTCAGAAAAAGAAGTCGAAGACAAAGCGCATTTTTTAAAGCTGCTGCCTAAGTTGATCAGTTTGCTTAAGGAAGAAGATGCGTATCTAGAGTCTTTGCTGTTAGCTTTAAAACAAAATAATTTATCGAAAGAAGAGACTGCGAAATTAAACGAAGATTTAGAGAAGTGTCGTATTCGTACTCAAGCTTATCTGCGTTGTTTCCATTGTCGTCACAATGTGACCGAAGATTTCGGTGAGGTTGTCTTTAAAGCATACGATTCTTTCTTACAATTGGAACAGCAAATCAATGATTTGAAAGTTCGAGCAGAAAGAAATAAGTTTGCAGCAGCAAAACTCGACGCTGCTAAGCGTAGATTATATAAGCGAGAAGTCGCAGCAGGAAGAACCCTGGAAGAGTTCAAAAAAGACGTGCGTATGCTGCAACGTTGGATGGATAAGAGCCAGGAAGCGAAAAAAGAAATGGTCGAGTCTAACCTGCGTTTAGTGATTTCCATAGCTAAAAAATATACAAACCGCGGCCTTTCCTTCTTAGATTTGATTCAAGAGGGGAATATGGGCTTGATGAAGGCTGTAGAAAAATTTGAATATCGCAGAGGATATAAATTTTCTACTTATGCCACATGGTGGATTCGTCAAGCTGTTACACGTGCTATTGCAGATCAGGCACGGACCATCCGTATTCCTGTGCACATGATTGAAACTATAAACAAAGTTCTTCGTGGTGCTAAGAAATTAATGATGGAAACCGGGAAAGAACCTACACCAGAGGAATTGGCCGAGGAGTTAGGATTAACCCCTGATCGGGTGCGGGAAATTTATAAAATTGCTCAGCATCCAATTTCTTTACAAGCAGAGGTTGGTGAGGGAGGCGAAAGCTCCTTTGGCGACTTTTTAGAAGATACAGGTGTGGAGTCTCCAGCAGAGGCTACAGGCTATTCTATGCTTAAAGATAAAATGAAAGAGGTGTTAAAAACCCTTACGGATCGTGAACGTTTTGTTTTGATTCATCGTTTTGGTCTTTTGGATGGCAAGCCTAAAACACTAGAAGAGGTGGGTTCAGCGTTTAATGTGACTCGAGAGCGTATTCGTCAGATTGAAGCTAAGGCTTTAAGAAAAATGCGTCACCCGATTCGTTCAAAACAATTGCGAGCTTTCCTCGATCTTTTAGAAGAAGAAAAAGTCTCGGGTAAAGCAAAGAACATCAAGGGAAAATAA
- the folB gene encoding dihydroneopterin aldolase, with amino-acid sequence MIPDFRVWARLGCSPEERHFKQPILVSIILSFFQEPSVCVSDDLEDACCYVEITSLIEEVASSKPCALVEHLSKILMDALEAKLKDRVSKIDLEVRKERPPVPNLLQPICFKISKEISL; translated from the coding sequence ATTATTCCAGATTTTCGTGTATGGGCGCGTCTTGGATGTTCTCCAGAGGAACGGCATTTCAAGCAGCCCATTTTAGTTTCTATCATCCTTTCTTTCTTTCAAGAGCCCTCTGTTTGTGTTTCAGATGATCTTGAGGATGCGTGTTGTTATGTTGAAATCACTTCTTTAATAGAAGAAGTGGCCTCGAGTAAGCCTTGTGCTTTAGTCGAGCACTTATCTAAGATTTTAATGGATGCTTTAGAAGCAAAGTTAAAAGACAGGGTTTCTAAAATAGATTTAGAAGTGCGTAAAGAACGCCCTCCTGTTCCTAACTTGCTGCAGCCCATTTGTTTTAAGATAAGTAAGGAAATTTCACTATGA